Proteins encoded in a region of the Ornithodoros turicata isolate Travis chromosome 3, ASM3712646v1, whole genome shotgun sequence genome:
- the LOC135387655 gene encoding very long chain fatty acid elongase 7-like: MESAVLTKVSAERPLFLRDPRIQGWWLSGNVPFLCTLLLSYVYFVKSAGPRYMKNRKPLDSIKPFILVYNLAMVLSNVYFLINFLKRTYVGGGYSWFCQGIDYSAKDDTTVEVLNLCWWYLWVRVADFLDTVFFVLRKKDSHVSFLHVAHHCIVVFDGWFGLACGPDGQVILSLCINSFIHVVMYSYYFLSLLGPAVQKHLWWKKYLTQMQITQFFVVMVHTAIPLFKDCGYPRVHVYLLVSQGAFFIVMFMNFYLKSYKKRDERLKKAQ, from the coding sequence ATGGAGTCGGCGGTACTGACAAAGGTGTCTGCAGAACGACCCTTGTTCCTTCGTGATCCACGAATACAAGGATGGTGGTTATCAGGAAACGTTCCTTTTCTGTGCACCCTCCTTCTAAGCTATGTGTACTTCGTCAAAAGCGCGGGGCCACGCTACATGAAGAACCGGAAGCCATTGGACTCTATCAAGCCTTTCATCCTAGTCTACAATCTGGCAATGGTGCTGTCCAATGTTTACTTCCTGATCAACTTCTTGAAGAGGACATACGTGGGAGGTGGTTACAGTTGGTTTTGTCAAGGCATTGACTACTCTGCGAAGGACGACACGACGGTAGAAGTCTTGAATCTCTGTTGGTGGTACCTCTGGGTGAGAGTGGCTGATTTCTTGGACACAGTCTTCTTTGTGCTTCGCAAGAAAGATTCACACGTGTCATTCCTTCACGTGGCCCATCATTGTATAGTCGTTTTCGATGGGTGGTTCGGACTGGCATGCGGTCCGGACGGACAAGTGATCTTGAGCTTGTGTATCAACAGTTTCATTCATGTTGTCATGTACTCCTATTACTTTCTGTCACTTCTGGGTCCCGCGGTACAGAAGCATCTATGGTGGAAGAAGTACCTAACCCAGATGCAAATTACGCAGTTTTTCGTGGTTATGGTTCACACCGCGATCCCACTGTTCAAAGACTGTGGGTATCCACGCGTTCACGTTTATCTTCTGGTGTCGCAAGGCGCATTCTTTATAGTGATGTTCATGAACTTTTATTTGAAGTCCTACAAAAAGAGAGACGAGCGGCTGAAGAAAGCCCAGTAA